The window TTCTTCATGGGATACGGCGTGGATGCCATCAAAGCTGTAGAAGCAGGAATTCCTAAAATGACGGTAGCGGCTATCTTCCAAAAAGACCCCTTGGTGCTGATTGCTCATCCGAATACAGGTGTAAAAACCTTAGAAGACCTTAAAGGTAAACCAATTTTCGTTTCGGCAGCGGCGAATACAACCTATTGGCCTTTTCTCAAAGCCAAGTATGGTTTTACAGATGACCAAAAGCGTCCTTATAATTTTAATCCTGGTCCATTCCTGGCTGATAAGACTTCTGCTCAACAGGGCTATGTAACTTCTGAACCCCGGATTATTAGCAAGCAAGCTGGGTTTGAGCCAGTTGTGTTTCTCTTGGCGGATTACGGTTACATTCCCTACGCCACGACTATTGAAGCCAAACGAGAACTCGTTGAGAAAAATCCAGATTTGGTACAGCGGTTTGTCGATGCTTCAATTAAAGGTTGGTACAGCTATTTAGAAAATCCTGCTCCTGGTAATGAGCTGATTAAAAAAGATAACCCTGAAATGACGGATGAACAACTCGCTTATGGGCTGCAAAAGTTCAAAGAGTATGGGATTCTTACCTCTGAGGACGCTGAAAAATTGGGAATTGGAGCCATGACAGAAGCTCGCTGGCAATCTTTGTTCGATACGATGGCAAAGGGAGGCGTGTTTAAGTCAGATACCAAGGTTCAAAATGCGTTCAGTTTGAAATTTGTCAATCAGGGTGTCAAAGCTTACAAGTCTTGAGCATTGTCCATTCTTAGATTTTCCTACCAAGTACCTGTTGCTAAGCTAACGCCCATTTAAATTGTATATTCTGAAAACAGGACAAAAGCGCTCTCCCCAGCTCCTTGAACAGCTCAATTAAATGCGTCACAGCTTATGAGTTCTCACCCTGCGAATTATCCCACGCAGCGCTGCGCGATCGCCCTTGACCAGGTCAACA of the Allocoleopsis franciscana PCC 7113 genome contains:
- a CDS encoding ABC transporter substrate-binding protein is translated as MSNIYRINRRQFLKYSSLTLGSGIVAACTNISNQASSPKTSPASNSTASDKLDKVTYGTNWYAQAEHGGFYQAIATGIYQKHGLDVTIKSGGPQVNGTQLLMGGAVDFFMGYGVDAIKAVEAGIPKMTVAAIFQKDPLVLIAHPNTGVKTLEDLKGKPIFVSAAANTTYWPFLKAKYGFTDDQKRPYNFNPGPFLADKTSAQQGYVTSEPRIISKQAGFEPVVFLLADYGYIPYATTIEAKRELVEKNPDLVQRFVDASIKGWYSYLENPAPGNELIKKDNPEMTDEQLAYGLQKFKEYGILTSEDAEKLGIGAMTEARWQSLFDTMAKGGVFKSDTKVQNAFSLKFVNQGVKAYKS